One genomic window of bacterium includes the following:
- a CDS encoding YCF48-related protein produces MRKILILLIGILPINLFAVYWITQYNGEVHDISFPDSLHGWAAMGGVGGGIFTNGRLMFTKDGGKSWTDTIIYPGKSKSLNTGLSLTRIAFVDSISGWAGGNWAAHVSNGTATGWLLLSTGDGFGTYGRQAEANSGSHYQSGGVGTMETVVDKLFWAYFEANLKSWDTYINGKAMPFATSIMSICFIDAYRGWVCCEKRLFGTTKGVDSLSLLYNFPMNDIDFIDSLHGWAVGDTGTILYTDNGGTDNVWDTLTSGVTNNLRCVKFIDSLNGWAGGERIIIRTRDGGQTWVTEYSADTTLKICAIDTNYVWALCPADYYNLAGSILRYHPYIGIEENSDFGRRSASGGNADLKIIKDKIFLSVPNNYYTNMEYPAQAVTLLTDIQLTIYDLCGRLKETLYSGTLTKGNYTFTPNIHKSGVYFVTLSTICHSERSEESNIIKQTQKLIILK; encoded by the coding sequence ATGAGAAAAATATTGATATTGTTAATCGGTATTTTGCCAATAAATTTATTTGCAGTGTATTGGATAACTCAATACAATGGTGAAGTTCATGACATAAGTTTTCCCGACTCTCTTCACGGATGGGCAGCAATGGGTGGTGTTGGCGGGGGTATTTTTACAAACGGGAGACTTATGTTTACTAAAGATGGCGGTAAAAGCTGGACGGATACAATTATATATCCCGGCAAATCAAAGTCTCTTAATACAGGTCTTAGTTTAACACGCATTGCATTTGTCGATTCAATTTCTGGCTGGGCAGGCGGAAACTGGGCAGCCCACGTCTCAAATGGTACGGCTACAGGTTGGTTATTATTATCTACGGGAGATGGTTTTGGAACATATGGTAGACAAGCAGAAGCAAACAGTGGCTCACATTATCAAAGCGGAGGCGTTGGGACTATGGAAACAGTAGTGGATAAATTATTCTGGGCTTATTTTGAAGCAAATTTAAAGAGTTGGGATACTTATATAAATGGAAAGGCGATGCCCTTCGCTACATCCATAATGTCAATATGTTTTATAGATGCTTATCGTGGATGGGTCTGTTGCGAAAAGCGTTTGTTCGGAACTACTAAAGGAGTTGATAGTTTATCTCTTCTATATAATTTTCCAATGAATGACATAGACTTTATAGACAGTCTTCACGGATGGGCAGTTGGAGATACTGGGACAATATTATATACTGATAATGGCGGAACCGATAATGTATGGGATACCCTGACAAGTGGAGTAACCAATAATTTAAGATGCGTAAAATTTATTGACTCATTGAACGGGTGGGCAGGCGGAGAAAGAATTATTATAAGAACCCGTGACGGCGGACAAACATGGGTAACGGAATATTCGGCAGACACCACATTGAAAATATGCGCTATAGATACAAATTATGTATGGGCGCTTTGCCCTGCAGATTATTATAATTTGGCAGGCAGTATTTTGAGATATCATCCGTATATAGGGATAGAAGAAAATTCGGATTTTGGTCGAAGATCCGCCTCAGGCGGAAATGCGGATTTGAAAATAATAAAAGATAAAATTTTCCTCTCTGTCCCCAATAACTATTACACTAATATGGAATATCCCGCTCAGGCGGTGACCCTATTAACTGATATCCAATTAACTATCTACGACCTCTGTGGAAGATTAAAAGAAACCCTTTATTCCGGCACATTAACCAAAGGCAATTATACTTTTACACCCAACATCCATAAGAGTGGCGTTTACTTTGTAACACTCTCAACAATTTGTCATTCTGAGCGTAGCGAAGAATCTAATATTATAAAACAAACCCAAAAACTTATAATTCTTAAATAA
- a CDS encoding family 16 glycosylhydrolase, translated as MRKLFFSCLLFCFIQNKAQAWNLLWSDEFDSANVNPTNWTYDTGFSYNNELEYYTSRPKNVKIQNGNLLIIAKKEVYNGANYTSARLKTDGLQTWTYGKFEARIKLPVGKGIWPAFWLLGQSVNQIGWPKCGEIDIMEHINTETLIYGTMHWDNGGHQQSGSYTSCNVTQYHIYSIEWNANAIKWFLDGTKFFETNISGGINGTQELHLPFYIILNLAVGGNWPGNPDGTTPFPDTMFVDYVRVYEDVAVEEPSTGSLKPSLQAVDLKVIKDKIFLSVPNDYCPNTLITIYDLCGRPKETLYSGTLTKGNYTFTPVIKTNGIYFVKLSAHNFKETKKLVLIK; from the coding sequence ATGAGGAAATTATTCTTCTCTTGTTTATTGTTTTGTTTTATACAAAACAAAGCGCAAGCATGGAATCTTCTATGGTCCGATGAATTTGACAGCGCAAACGTTAATCCCACAAACTGGACTTATGATACGGGTTTTAGCTATAATAACGAACTTGAATATTACACAAGCCGGCCAAAGAATGTCAAAATACAAAATGGGAACCTGTTAATTATAGCCAAAAAAGAAGTTTATAACGGAGCAAATTACACTTCTGCCCGTTTAAAAACCGATGGACTACAAACATGGACCTATGGAAAATTTGAAGCAAGAATCAAACTTCCCGTTGGAAAAGGAATATGGCCTGCCTTCTGGCTGCTGGGGCAAAGCGTTAACCAGATTGGCTGGCCTAAATGCGGGGAAATCGACATAATGGAACACATAAACACGGAAACGCTGATTTATGGAACTATGCATTGGGATAACGGGGGACATCAACAATCCGGGAGTTATACTTCTTGTAATGTAACACAATATCATATTTATTCTATCGAATGGAATGCCAACGCAATCAAGTGGTTTCTTGACGGAACTAAGTTTTTTGAAACAAACATTTCAGGCGGTATTAACGGCACTCAAGAACTGCATCTTCCGTTCTATATAATCCTGAATTTAGCAGTCGGCGGAAATTGGCCGGGGAATCCTGATGGCACTACACCATTCCCTGATACTATGTTCGTTGATTATGTGAGAGTTTATGAAGATGTAGCTGTGGAAGAACCATCTACGGGTAGCTTGAAGCCCTCGCTTCAAGCCGTCGATCTTAAAGTAATAAAAGATAAAATTTTCCTCTCCGTCCCCAATGACTATTGCCCTAATACCCTAATAACGATTTACGATTTATGCGGTCGACCGAAAGAGACTCTCTATTCCGGCACATTAACCAAAGGCAATTATACTTTTACACCCGTAATAAAAACAAACGGCATTTATTTTGTGAAACTTTCAGCACATAATTTTAAAGAAACAAAGAAATTAGTTTTGATAAAATAG
- a CDS encoding PQQ-binding-like beta-propeller repeat protein, which produces MILMTLILSLSKTTIPTGWPMLRANEQRTGYVQGYSHFADSAIKKWDLLIQNSEGDIIYSSPVSADFNGDAKNDILIGSCTPAFPAADLYRGYDGMFIWATVGNEMGPYFGTPALMDINGDGKPEVFESTCDSFMTPPVKGYFKAYDGNSGAFIWGKRIVYGDSLNAFSWYTKDCCAPLVIEGDSGTVIVGDESGVLWAFNATNGNVRWFDTLTINLQPPSRGDVDGDGNKEIVVVGGVTLYVLNDAGNIKWSTAIGDTATTPALSNFDADTALEIVLYCYTTGKIKVFNSGNSTPFINATVGIFAPDYSPETFGHDYWQPSPGIADMTRDGIPDIVIHNGKKLYCINGATGAVEWNKTHANLFGSPVIANLNNDTCNEIVVTGYPPDVDHRAQVNYFESNGDKGWGWNSPKGDTGYRDPILNEACLTDVDGDGDLEIAVVDYSCYCVVLDVPGGAVEENKINNKNNIELGNTIFSNYVELSVKEKTNTEYKIYDGVGRLVTRGFIMGNMRIDTRAIKKGVYFLKLNDGQKEKTFKIIKII; this is translated from the coding sequence ATGATTTTAATGACGTTGATTCTTTCCTTATCTAAAACGACTATTCCCACCGGATGGCCTATGCTCAGGGCGAATGAACAGCGGACAGGATACGTGCAGGGATACTCGCATTTTGCCGACAGCGCTATTAAAAAATGGGATTTGTTAATCCAGAATTCGGAAGGGGATATAATATATTCAAGCCCTGTTTCCGCAGATTTCAACGGGGATGCAAAAAACGATATCTTAATAGGTTCCTGTACTCCCGCTTTTCCCGCGGCGGACCTTTATAGAGGTTATGATGGTATGTTTATCTGGGCTACTGTTGGTAACGAAATGGGGCCTTATTTTGGTACGCCTGCTCTTATGGATATTAACGGGGATGGTAAACCGGAGGTTTTTGAAAGTACCTGCGATTCATTTATGACTCCCCCCGTAAAAGGTTATTTCAAAGCGTATGACGGTAATAGCGGAGCATTTATCTGGGGAAAACGAATTGTGTACGGAGATAGTCTTAATGCTTTTTCCTGGTATACTAAAGATTGCTGCGCCCCGCTCGTAATAGAAGGAGATTCCGGGACGGTTATAGTGGGAGACGAATCGGGTGTTTTATGGGCGTTTAACGCTACAAACGGTAATGTCCGATGGTTTGACACGTTAACGATAAATTTACAGCCGCCTTCAAGAGGAGACGTAGATGGCGATGGAAACAAAGAAATAGTCGTGGTAGGTGGGGTGACGTTGTATGTACTTAATGATGCGGGAAATATAAAATGGAGTACTGCCATTGGGGATACGGCTACGACACCTGCGTTGTCAAATTTTGATGCGGATACTGCATTGGAAATAGTCCTTTACTGCTATACTACGGGAAAAATTAAAGTTTTTAATTCGGGAAATTCAACTCCTTTTATTAATGCGACTGTAGGCATTTTTGCGCCGGATTATTCGCCTGAAACTTTCGGACATGATTATTGGCAGCCATCACCGGGAATTGCCGATATGACGAGAGACGGAATCCCGGATATAGTTATTCATAATGGAAAAAAATTATATTGTATAAATGGCGCTACCGGAGCTGTAGAATGGAATAAAACACATGCCAATTTGTTCGGGTCGCCTGTAATTGCAAATCTTAATAATGATACTTGTAACGAAATTGTAGTAACGGGGTATCCTCCCGATGTAGATCATAGAGCGCAGGTTAATTATTTTGAAAGTAACGGTGATAAAGGATGGGGGTGGAATTCTCCTAAAGGAGATACGGGATACAGAGACCCCATTTTAAATGAAGCCTGTCTTACTGATGTTGACGGGGATGGAGATCTGGAAATAGCAGTAGTAGATTACTCTTGTTATTGTGTTGTGCTTGATGTTCCGGGTGGAGCTGTGGAAGAGAATAAAATAAATAATAAAAACAATATAGAACTCGGAAATACGATATTTAGTAATTATGTTGAATTGTCTGTAAAAGAAAAAACAAATACGGAATATAAAATTTACGATGGTGTAGGCAGGTTGGTAACACGGGGTTTCATAATGGGAAATATGAGGATTGATACTCGTGCGATAAAGAAAGGGGTGTATTTCCTTAAACTGAATGACGGGCAAAAAGAGAAAACATTTAAGATAATAAAGATAATATAA
- a CDS encoding T9SS type A sorting domain-containing protein, which yields MFWIMFILSTFLQTKGDKYEMKKDTVLLENGVLPNWILWKDSALPNADLVYVDPLNWDLWVIDENGGNKNCLTSYDDNILGINFPLDEDSIAPAIHWKGAPIVHPFLPIIFFRAENEHSAHKPLENAPSIGWDNDIWALDVSKKNYYRLTNLDSGQGLQRAAISEDGKWFVYPLRYDKGNSGDDYGFSKMIFCEIVPDTNDQLQLVKRFEREPNGQMYYEPNDIHKNDSLSYSLLYSASSGVCCDPYEYKWTWDGDSCYGTNKSLQTTPQHEEFFMFSPSGDKIAWMKGPYFLYRYFADLYISNPDFTEIERITWYNDSTVWPDSYKPNGCQLDCLTWNDDGTTIFFGLWIHDGPLKPFNSSELHRLDLFTQGINEESNGSGINLKLLTTCGERVEVRYTLPKDESIELSVYGVDGRKKDVIANGYKTTGMHTNFWKPFSSGVYFIRLKTSDNIITRKTIWVE from the coding sequence ATGTTTTGGATAATGTTTATTTTATCAACTTTTCTTCAGACAAAAGGGGACAAGTACGAGATGAAAAAAGATACGGTACTCCTTGAAAATGGCGTTCTTCCAAATTGGATACTATGGAAAGATTCTGCCTTGCCGAATGCTGACCTGGTTTATGTGGACCCTCTAAACTGGGATCTGTGGGTTATAGATGAAAATGGTGGAAACAAAAACTGTCTCACGTCTTACGACGATAATATTCTGGGGATAAACTTTCCGCTGGACGAAGATAGTATTGCCCCTGCAATTCACTGGAAAGGCGCTCCGATTGTTCATCCCTTCTTGCCAATTATCTTTTTCAGAGCGGAAAACGAGCATAGCGCACACAAACCGTTAGAAAATGCGCCAAGTATTGGATGGGATAATGATATCTGGGCTTTGGACGTAAGTAAGAAAAATTACTACAGGTTGACGAACTTGGACTCCGGACAAGGACTTCAACGTGCTGCGATTTCAGAAGATGGCAAGTGGTTTGTTTACCCGCTGCGATATGACAAGGGAAATTCCGGTGACGATTACGGATTTTCCAAGATGATATTCTGTGAAATAGTTCCGGATACCAATGACCAATTACAGCTTGTGAAACGATTCGAACGTGAACCGAATGGCCAGATGTACTACGAACCAAACGACATCCATAAGAATGATTCCCTTTCTTATTCTTTGCTCTATTCGGCATCTTCAGGAGTATGTTGTGACCCCTATGAGTATAAATGGACATGGGATGGCGATAGTTGTTATGGAACAAATAAATCTCTTCAGACAACGCCACAACATGAAGAGTTCTTTATGTTTTCACCCTCGGGCGACAAAATCGCATGGATGAAAGGCCCGTACTTTCTCTATAGGTATTTTGCAGACCTTTATATATCAAACCCTGACTTTACAGAAATAGAGCGTATTACATGGTATAACGACAGTACCGTTTGGCCGGACTCTTATAAACCGAATGGATGTCAGTTGGATTGTTTGACATGGAATGATGATGGAACAACTATATTTTTTGGCCTCTGGATTCATGATGGTCCTCTCAAACCCTTTAACAGTTCGGAGTTACATCGGCTCGATTTGTTTACTCAAGGTATAAACGAAGAATCTAATGGCTCTGGTATTAACTTGAAACTTTTAACCACCTGTGGTGAAAGAGTTGAAGTCCGATATACGCTGCCAAAAGACGAATCTATTGAACTTTCAGTTTACGGCGTAGATGGAAGAAAAAAAGATGTGATTGCTAATGGTTATAAGACAACAGGAATGCATACTAATTTCTGGAAACCTTTTTCGTCAGGCGTGTATTTTATAAGGCTAAAGACATCGGATAATATCATAACCCGGAAAACAATATGGGTAGAGTAA
- a CDS encoding cellulase family glycosylhydrolase, giving the protein MKIILLIFSITLSASSLFGSTNFIHRDGKTIVDSTGNPIKLRGLNLGGWLLWEGWIWGKGYKSETTILTRLAQIVGDTITKEFQQQIYETFIGKDDIAAISQSCFNVVRIPINHRLLEDDSLPYTYKQSGWNILDSILNWCEQYKVYAILDMHSAPGGQSSVFIADPDTTGILLWDDENNKLRTIALWRAIAERYKNRTIVAGYDLLNEPSEESQLVDIYTRIIQAIREVDTNHMLILEGTNAAQNFSMLSTLLDSNMTYSFHIYTWFGEDPKAKIYAYKTIVDSYNVPMWCGEWGENRYPLVDSTKKALEDTANELSGWSFWTWKKVINNYPCFTEIQPTALWTKLINWINAPVLSPKPTYNEAILGMSEFIQSIKYTNNITNDTMKTLLQVCDTTAISEKDVVTHKELLFAIFPNPVKKYLAISFAAGQNDKKQIQVYNAIGVLVKSVCTNQTNIKINVANLSKGTYFIRVKNHPQQIQKFIKQ; this is encoded by the coding sequence ATGAAAATAATATTACTCATTTTTTCTATAACCTTAAGCGCTAGTAGTCTATTTGGCTCAACAAATTTTATACACAGGGATGGCAAAACTATAGTTGATAGTACCGGCAATCCCATAAAACTGAGAGGCTTGAATTTAGGAGGATGGTTATTGTGGGAAGGCTGGATATGGGGGAAAGGATATAAAAGTGAAACAACGATATTAACCCGTTTGGCACAAATAGTTGGCGATACGATAACTAAGGAATTCCAACAGCAGATTTATGAAACTTTTATAGGGAAAGATGATATCGCTGCAATTTCCCAATCTTGTTTTAACGTGGTGCGCATCCCTATTAATCACCGCTTGCTGGAAGACGATTCACTGCCATACACATATAAACAAAGTGGGTGGAATATATTAGACAGCATACTTAACTGGTGCGAGCAATATAAAGTATATGCTATACTGGATATGCATAGTGCGCCCGGAGGGCAGAGCTCTGTTTTCATAGCTGACCCCGATACTACAGGTATTTTATTATGGGATGATGAAAATAATAAACTCCGTACTATAGCGCTTTGGAGGGCGATAGCCGAAAGATATAAAAATCGGACCATTGTTGCCGGTTATGACCTGTTAAACGAACCCTCCGAAGAAAGCCAGTTAGTTGATATCTATACAAGAATAATACAAGCCATTAGAGAAGTAGATACTAATCATATGCTTATTCTTGAAGGAACGAATGCTGCCCAGAATTTTTCAATGTTATCAACCCTGTTGGACAGTAATATGACTTACAGTTTTCATATTTATACATGGTTTGGCGAAGACCCAAAAGCAAAGATTTACGCATATAAAACTATTGTGGATAGTTATAATGTGCCTATGTGGTGTGGTGAATGGGGAGAAAATCGTTATCCTCTTGTTGACAGTACAAAAAAAGCTCTGGAAGATACTGCCAATGAACTTAGCGGATGGTCTTTCTGGACATGGAAAAAAGTGATTAACAATTATCCCTGTTTTACGGAAATTCAGCCTACTGCCTTATGGACAAAGCTAATAAACTGGATAAATGCTCCGGTGCTCTCTCCAAAACCAACCTATAATGAAGCCATACTCGGGATGAGCGAATTTATTCAATCCATAAAATATACGAATAATATTACAAATGATACGATGAAAACTCTCCTGCAGGTGTGCGATACAACGGCCATATCAGAGAAAGATGTTGTTACACACAAAGAGCTTTTGTTTGCGATTTTTCCTAACCCTGTAAAAAAATATTTAGCAATTAGTTTTGCTGCCGGTCAAAACGACAAGAAACAAATTCAAGTTTATAACGCAATAGGCGTATTAGTTAAAAGTGTTTGCACAAATCAGACGAACATTAAAATAAATGTTGCTAATTTATCAAAGGGAACTTATTTTATTCGCGTAAAGAATCATCCACAACAAATACAAAAATTTATTAAACAATAA
- the rpsC gene encoding 30S ribosomal protein S3 — MGQKTHPYGFRLGITTDWQSKWFAKSSDFKKFLQEDFQIRTYINERLKEAGISKTEIERTPKHVRCVIHTARPGMVIGRKGALIDRLRNELNLAIGRDIEIAVQEIKDPEIDAVLVANNIARRLEQRVSFRRAMKRAMSSAMNLGALGIKIMCSGRLQGAEIARQEQYKEGKVPLHTLRAKIDYGEATSHTVSGTIGVKVWIYKGDN; from the coding sequence ATGGGACAAAAAACACATCCGTATGGTTTTAGGCTTGGAATAACAACTGATTGGCAGTCAAAATGGTTTGCCAAAAGTAGTGATTTCAAAAAGTTTTTACAAGAAGATTTTCAAATAAGGACATATATAAACGAACGATTAAAAGAAGCCGGCATATCTAAGACTGAAATAGAACGCACACCGAAACATGTTCGTTGCGTCATCCATACAGCAAGACCGGGTATGGTTATCGGAAGAAAAGGCGCATTAATTGACAGGCTTCGTAACGAGTTGAACCTCGCAATCGGAAGAGACATTGAAATAGCAGTCCAGGAAATAAAGGATCCTGAAATAGATGCAGTTCTCGTAGCAAATAACATAGCTCGTCGTCTGGAACAGAGAGTATCTTTCCGAAGAGCAATGAAAAGAGCAATGTCAAGTGCAATGAATCTTGGAGCATTAGGTATAAAAATAATGTGTTCCGGCAGATTGCAGGGCGCTGAAATTGCAAGACAGGAACAATATAAAGAAGGAAAAGTTCCTCTTCATACTTTAAGGGCAAAAATTGATTACGGCGAAGCAACTTCTCACACAGTATCCGGAACGATAGGTGTAAAAGTCTGGATTTATAAAGGAGACAACTAA